The Verrucomicrobiia bacterium region ACGTTAATGACGCAGGAACGGTAGCCACCGTTGATTGGTTGAGCACGGGTTCTGCCGTTACCGGCTATGTGGTTGAACGGTCATTCAACGGGGTGGACAACGATTATTCCGTGATCGCACCGAGTTATGTGGACAACACGTATCTTGTTCCCTCCGGCGAATATGACTATGCCGACATTCCCGCATTTCGCGTGCGGGCACAATACGCCAACGGCCTGTCGGCATGGAGTGATTGGCAGTGGCCGCAGGAATGTTTGAATCCGGTCAGCGCCCAAATGGTGACTACGCCCAGCGCCGGTGGAATGCTGTCAGCTCAGAACATCCCGGCGGATGCCGATGCCCTGCGCCTCAATGGATATTATTTTGACGAAGCCACCGCTGATTACGTGACAACCAACCTCACCCTGGCCGTTGCAGATTTCACCAACGGCTTGGCCATGCTGCCAACGGTTGCGCAAAGCCATTCGTATTTCTGGAACTGCCAGGCGCTGCGCCATTCGGGATTGGTCACGATCAGAGGACCAGTTTATGCGTCCGATGGCCAGGGCAAGATCTTCATGGATGGGCGCGAGCATCTGCGGCAAAATCTTGCCTATGCCTTGCGTGCGGCTTCCGTTGTTGAACCATTTGTATTGTCGGAATCAGCTGGACCACTGAATGGCGAAACATCGTTGGATTGTCTGGTCGCCGACTACCATTGGGCGGATGATACATGGTTGCCGAATCTTGCGGAGATCGATGTCTGGCAGCCGTTTGAGCAGAATTACGCTTTGCGCAATACGGCCTTTGACCCTCAAGCGCTAGACGCGAACGGATGGCTGACCACCGGATTCACTAACAATCCAGGTGGCGGCTTTAGCCTCATGTCCCCGGCCGCTTATGAGTTTGACGGAGTCGGCGTCTTTGGAACATTCCAGCCGCTGCTCTCCGCTGAAGTAACCCAGTGGGCGTGCCCAGGTTGGGCCGATTGGGCTTTGGGTATAGCCTATGAAATTTTACACACAGTCACCCTGACGAATAACACTCGAAACTATTTTGGCTTGGAAATCCTGTCCGCTCAGGTGGCATGGCCTGGAACAACCGCCGTAGTGCGTGCCGGTAAGACAATTACCAACTGGAACGCCCAAGACTATCCCCACTTCTATCCAGAAACGAAACAGCCAATTTTCCAAAACGCAGGATTTTACTTCGGCCATGTTGGCAGTGATCCGTTGCCTGGGCACTTCGTGTTTACAATCACGAACACGACTCCGCTAATAATTGCATCCGTTGGCGACCCCGGGTTTGAGATAGCCGGCTATGCTAAGTTGGCAATCGTGAACGGCTATACCAACAAATTTGCTTACTTGGGCCAGTATTTTGACAAAGCCTACAAGGCCAATCCGGACGGCACCCGCAGCACCAACGAAACCGGCTTCCTCTCGCCGTATGGAGAATTCCTCGCGACCGAACCGGGCAAGACCTTCCTGACCACCAAACCCGATGGCGTCAGCACCAACGTCGGCGAATGCGTGGTGAACGTCATCAAGCTGCAACTCGACGTGAACCACGACGGCACGATGGAGACGGCATGGAACAGCCCAGACAACACAACACAAAACAATCCCTTCATGTTTTGGGTGAACAACAATTACGACCGCCTCACGATTGATAAGGACGACAACACCTATTACGACGATGATGTTTTTCACCGGCGAACCAATCCGCAAAGAGCCCCTACACCGGCGTGGCCGAACCGGATAATGAGTATCGAGACCCCAGCGGCAACCGGGTGATCCCCTGTGCGCGTGATTTGGAAGACTTTGCCCGGCTGTGGATTCTCGGCCTCGGCACCAACCTGCTGGCTGACATGCCATCCGACTGGCAAATCACATTGAACTGGGGTGATGTTGGCGCGCCGGACATGAACAATCCCGCTATCGATTTGTTCGTCGCTCAAGATTTTGACGGCGGGATTGCCTATCTAACCAACGCCGCAGACGCGCAGGTGCAGACCATTGCCGCCTACAATCCCTGGCTCGGGCAGCTCGGGCCCGGCCAACAAATTCATTTAAGGGGCGCGCAATTTACCAACGGCTGGGCGGGCAACTATTTCATCTGGTGCGGCGCCAAAGCCGGGACCGGCAAATTGACCCTGACCGTGGCAAACGGCAACGGCGATACAGTGGCGCAAACGACGGCTTGCATCCAGATCAGAGACATCAAACAGATGTATGAACGATGGACCGTGGGTGACCAGCCGGGCGTTTCGCCGGCAACCAACGCCGTTCCCGCGGCGGAGGATTTGCCGCCATTTACACCGGCGTTCCAATATGGACTGTCAGCAAGCACAAACACGCCCTACATACTCTATGTTCACGGCTGGAACATGAACCGCTACGACAAAGACCGCTTTGCCGAGTCCGCATTCAAACGGCTCTACTGGCAGGGCTATCAAGGGCGGTTCGGTGTGTTCCGCTGGCCGACGGACTATGGTTTCTCTGGCGATATATTTGGAAGTTGGAGCAATCCATTGACTGATCCGCACAATTACGATAATAGCGAATTTTATGCGTGGCGGTCGGCGCAAGGGTTATTGAACAAGCTGGAAGATTTGAACACGGAGTATCCTGGGCACGTTTATTTGCTGGCGCACAGCATGGGCAATGTCGTCGCTGGTAATGCGTTGCGACTGGCGGGGAATGATCAAATCGTAAACACCTACATCGCCAGCCAAGCTGCAATACCGGCGCATGTGTATAACGGGGCTAACACGAACCTGATTGATTTTACCCATACGAACCCGAAAATTCCGTCTTGGTTGACAAGGTCAAGTTGGGGGCCGGATACGCCAAACATTTACGGCGACCGGCTTGCCGGCAACAGCGCCTCTGTGGGGCGCCGAATCAATTATTACAACGTAAATGACTACGCGCTCTCGCCGGATGCTTGGTGTTTCAACCAAGAGTGGAAGCCCGACAATTTCTTCGGAGGCTATTATAATTACACAGGCAGCACAAATGATCCAGCCCCTTGGAATCACTTCGAGTTTGTTCCCATAGGCGAGAGTCCCTTGGCTCTTGATATTGTCAACAATCAGCAAGACCTGTATGAGGCCTTTTCCTATGCTGCTGAATCACGCTCCAAAGCTTTGGGTGCCACACCAAATGTTGCCAACCTCACTCAAACCCTCAATCTGACCACGGTGTGGCCAACGGACTCGTCCGGCCACAATTATTCCGACCACTTCTACCATAGCGCAGAATTTCGAGGTGATTGTTGGCAGGAGTGGAATTACTGGAACACGCTGCTGTTTTCTTCGCAATATGGTTTCAACATCGGCAATTGATGACGAATGAAAATTAGACGTTCACTTTTCTGGTTCACCGTCATTTGCATTGCACTGATGGTGATAATTGTTTGGTTTGGGAGAAAACCAGATCAAGCGTCGTTGCCGGCAGTAGGCGAGACTAACGCCGCGTCTTCACCGAAAGCAGCCCATGCCGAGACGGCGCCGACACACCAATCTGGCTCACCCCTTCAGACAAATAGAGCCGTTGCTGCGAGCGTTCCCAATGCGCCGCCGACAGCGGTGCCTCCGAAAACCAAGGGCGAGCAGATGAAAGAAGCGTTAGCCGCTTTCAACGATGAAGATGTTGTTTTGTATGGGCGGGTGATAGATCAGTTCAGCAACGCCGTGGCAAACGCCACAATCACCGGCAGCATCCAGGTGAACAACGGCACACGGGTGGGTGCGGACAAAATCACGCTTCTCACCGATGCCAATGGTTTTTTCACCATTAGCGGTTACCAAGGTAAGGCGCTTGGAATTTGGGCGACAAAGAAGGGCTATGTGATGGCGACGCCTGACACACGATTCGTATATTCGCATCTTTGGTCAGAAGCGGAGAGATACAATCCCGATCCCAACAATCCGGCCGTCATCAAAATGTGGAAGCTGCAAGGTGCGGAGCAGTTGACGGGGATTAACCAGCGTTACAAGTTTCACTTTTCGGAGGCTCCGATAAGATTTGATTTGCTGGCGGGCAAAATCGTTCCAACTGGAGGGGACATAAAAATCACAGTGCGTCGTTCGCCGGGCGTGGTTTCGGAGCGCACATTACAAGATTGGAGCGTTCAAATTGAGGCGGTGGACGGCGGTTTGATTGAAGCTTCGGCGGAGGACGCACGGTTTGTTTACGAGTTGCCGGATGGCGGTTATCAGTCTGGCTACACCTACACGATGTCAACGAACACGCAGAGTTGGCACGGAGCGTTGGATCAAATGTTCTATTTGCGCAGCCGCAACGGACAGGTTTTCAGCAAGCTCATTTTTGGCATTTCGATCAATCGGCAACCCGATGATTACGTGTGGGTCGAGTTTCACGGGGAACTGAATTCGAGCGGCTCGCGCAACTTTGAAGCCGACGCGGGAGCGATGGCGATGAAACAGCCATGAGGCAATCGATCCGAATCCTCGTTGCTTTGTTTGCGCTCGCGGGAATCATCGCGTGGACCATGTTTACGGTGCAGGTGTGGCAATGGGGGCATTCATTCACGGGTTTCGGCGTGGGGGACGGCGCAGGCAACAGCAGCGGTTCACCGGGAGCGGCGGTCTTCGGTTTTATCCTCATCACAGCCATTTGGTTTTTGCCCGTCAGTCCTTACCTGTGCATGGCCGGCGGCGCGTTCAATCTCATCACGGGAAAAGCGTTGCGTGTTGCTTACGTGTATTCGTTGGTGGCGCTGGTTTTGATGACGCTTGCAGAGCTGGTAAGCTTTCATCCTGTGTTTGAGTTCATGGCGATGGGAAACATCGTGATTAGCGGCCTGTGGGTCTACGCATTCCGGGGGAAATTCATTGGTCAATAGGTCGGGGGGTTACGATTGCAAGCCTTACCCCTTAATCCAAACCCTAGTAGTCGAAACCTTGAACCAGACGCTGTTAAAACCATAAGACGTTGAATTCCGAATGATCGCATTCCTCCTAATTTGCCTATTCTTCGCCGTGGCACTGCCTTCCGTTCCATTGCTTTGCGCATGGCACTTCAATGCGGGAAGAATTGTCACCTTGATCGCCGGCATGATCAGCCTTGCATTAGTCGCGGGGATTACCAGGTATGTTGTGTTCATGTTTGGGGCGGGTGAAGGCGATACGGATTTCCCCATTCTCATTGGCTTGGTGCTGTCGGGAGGTATCGTGCTTTGCACCCTGATTATGATGACGAATGGCGGACGGAAAAGGGCCGACAAATGAAGACCGGCGCCTGAGATAGAATACCAGATTTGGCTCTTCCGCCGTCTATGCCAGGGCAGCAACGCGCAAACCTGCGGCCTCAAGCAGCCCACCGACATCCGCCCGAGTCTTCCCCACAGAGACCGCTCCAAACCTTGCGCCGGGTGCCGTAT contains the following coding sequences:
- a CDS encoding fibronectin type III domain-containing protein, yielding MSAQSYTAEPVAEPRPVFDLPLVAPEAAPETGTFWLYSKSAGEAGWPPLPFDPYAGVLPLYILPGGQYLVADTPTDFAELQALQFQMAQLESGATLTTMDSSSELPPFPDDGDTNSGGGTLNGPPYTSPSYPSNALWLEITGVSNGVALVNLHGTVSGTLYELLSKEQLTNADWQSEAPLWLGAENQDWTPAQVPVGMRTNQLLLWARSWADADGNGIPDWWEQQYLGQSGVDAYADPDGDGWANLQEYQNGTDPNNFNTSPAPQGLVVHVNDAGTVATVDWLSTGSAVTGYVVERSFNGVDNDYSVIAPSYVDNTYLVPSGEYDYADIPAFRVRAQYANGLSAWSDWQWPQECLNPVSAQMVTTPSAGGMLSAQNIPADADALRLNGYYFDEATADYVTTNLTLAVADFTNGLAMLPTVAQSHSYFWNCQALRHSGLVTIRGPVYASDGQGKIFMDGREHLRQNLAYALRAASVVEPFVLSESAGPLNGETSLDCLVADYHWADDTWLPNLAEIDVWQPFEQNYALRNTAFDPQALDANGWLTTGFTNNPGGGFSLMSPAAYEFDGVGVFGTFQPLLSAEVTQWACPGWADWALGIAYEILHTVTLTNNTRNYFGLEILSAQVAWPGTTAVVRAGKTITNWNAQDYPHFYPETKQPIFQNAGFYFGHVGSDPLPGHFVFTITNTTPLIIASVGDPGFEIAGYAKLAIVNGYTNKFAYLGQYFDKAYKANPDGTRSTNETGFLSPYGEFLATEPGKTFLTTKPDGVSTNVGECVVNVIKLQLDVNHDGTMETAWNSPDNTTQNNPFMFWVNNNYDRLTIDKDDNTYYDDDVFHRRTNPQRAPTPAWPNRIMSIETPAATG
- a CDS encoding carboxypeptidase-like regulatory domain-containing protein; amino-acid sequence: MKIRRSLFWFTVICIALMVIIVWFGRKPDQASLPAVGETNAASSPKAAHAETAPTHQSGSPLQTNRAVAASVPNAPPTAVPPKTKGEQMKEALAAFNDEDVVLYGRVIDQFSNAVANATITGSIQVNNGTRVGADKITLLTDANGFFTISGYQGKALGIWATKKGYVMATPDTRFVYSHLWSEAERYNPDPNNPAVIKMWKLQGAEQLTGINQRYKFHFSEAPIRFDLLAGKIVPTGGDIKITVRRSPGVVSERTLQDWSVQIEAVDGGLIEASAEDARFVYELPDGGYQSGYTYTMSTNTQSWHGALDQMFYLRSRNGQVFSKLIFGISINRQPDDYVWVEFHGELNSSGSRNFEADAGAMAMKQP
- a CDS encoding alpha/beta hydrolase, which gives rise to MAEPDNEYRDPSGNRVIPCARDLEDFARLWILGLGTNLLADMPSDWQITLNWGDVGAPDMNNPAIDLFVAQDFDGGIAYLTNAADAQVQTIAAYNPWLGQLGPGQQIHLRGAQFTNGWAGNYFIWCGAKAGTGKLTLTVANGNGDTVAQTTACIQIRDIKQMYERWTVGDQPGVSPATNAVPAAEDLPPFTPAFQYGLSASTNTPYILYVHGWNMNRYDKDRFAESAFKRLYWQGYQGRFGVFRWPTDYGFSGDIFGSWSNPLTDPHNYDNSEFYAWRSAQGLLNKLEDLNTEYPGHVYLLAHSMGNVVAGNALRLAGNDQIVNTYIASQAAIPAHVYNGANTNLIDFTHTNPKIPSWLTRSSWGPDTPNIYGDRLAGNSASVGRRINYYNVNDYALSPDAWCFNQEWKPDNFFGGYYNYTGSTNDPAPWNHFEFVPIGESPLALDIVNNQQDLYEAFSYAAESRSKALGATPNVANLTQTLNLTTVWPTDSSGHNYSDHFYHSAEFRGDCWQEWNYWNTLLFSSQYGFNIGN